From the genome of Halomonas sp. 1513, one region includes:
- a CDS encoding type VI secretion protein, which produces MLNRYYRDELNFLKRQGREFAEGNPGLSRFLSERSTDPDVERLLEGFAFLTGRMREKVEDEFPELTHSLLGMLWPNYLRPVPSMTVVQFTPTWHALSASQRVPRGTALASRPVEGTACRFRTCHEVALYPLAHAGVEARHSRESSIVELALDVHSDQPLDALGVDDLRLHLGGDGYTARTLYLWLSHYLARLELEVDGQLVPLPSKLLQPVGFSREDALLPYPRNVYQGYRILQEYLCFPEAFQFFDLVGLGDHLPARHAGRVTLRLVFSRTLPADARVRDEHLALYCTPAINLFSHDADPVDLSGERSEYRIHPSSRYPSHFEVFSVDAVHGWLESDAGKVRGEPRNYVPFESFQHQIERDRQREALYYRVRVRDSLRGDGFDHDIAFVRGDERACLGLRETVSLRLTCSNRELPERLTVGDICVPTEDSPAYAGFRNITRPTPALRPTLDGSLLWTLISNLSLNYLSLLERDALCSVLRAYDFRALVDRQAERVAQKRLAGIVAIETTSIDRLARGLPVRGLRSVMTLDQEAFGDEGSLYLFGSVLARFFSLYASINSFHELHVINRHNRERYTWTLQSGQQPLM; this is translated from the coding sequence ATGCTCAATCGTTATTATCGGGACGAGCTCAACTTCTTGAAGCGCCAGGGGCGGGAGTTTGCCGAGGGCAATCCCGGCCTGAGCCGCTTCCTGTCCGAGCGTAGCACCGACCCCGACGTCGAGCGGTTGCTGGAGGGCTTCGCCTTCCTCACCGGGCGCATGCGCGAGAAGGTCGAGGATGAGTTTCCCGAGCTGACGCACTCGCTGCTTGGCATGCTGTGGCCCAACTACCTGCGCCCGGTGCCAAGCATGACGGTGGTGCAGTTCACGCCAACCTGGCATGCGCTGAGCGCCAGCCAGCGGGTGCCGCGGGGCACTGCCCTGGCCAGCCGCCCGGTGGAGGGCACGGCGTGCCGCTTTCGCACCTGCCACGAGGTGGCGCTCTATCCCCTGGCCCATGCCGGGGTCGAGGCGCGTCATTCGCGGGAGTCCTCGATCGTCGAACTGGCGCTGGACGTGCACAGCGACCAGCCGCTGGATGCCCTGGGGGTCGACGACCTGCGCCTGCACCTGGGCGGCGATGGCTACACGGCGCGTACGCTCTACCTGTGGCTGAGCCACTACCTGGCGCGCCTCGAACTGGAGGTGGACGGCCAGCTGGTGCCCTTGCCCAGCAAGCTGCTCCAGCCGGTGGGCTTCTCCCGCGAGGATGCGCTGCTGCCCTATCCGCGTAACGTCTATCAGGGCTACCGCATCCTGCAGGAGTACCTCTGCTTCCCCGAGGCGTTCCAGTTCTTCGATCTGGTCGGCCTGGGGGATCACCTGCCGGCGCGGCATGCCGGGCGGGTCACGCTGCGGCTGGTGTTCTCGCGCACCCTGCCGGCAGATGCCAGGGTCCGCGACGAGCATCTGGCACTCTACTGCACGCCGGCCATCAACCTGTTTTCCCACGACGCCGATCCGGTCGATCTCAGCGGCGAGCGCAGTGAATATCGTATCCATCCCAGTAGCCGCTACCCGTCGCACTTCGAAGTGTTCAGCGTCGATGCGGTACACGGCTGGCTGGAGAGCGACGCGGGCAAGGTGCGCGGCGAGCCGCGCAACTATGTGCCGTTCGAGAGCTTTCAGCATCAGATCGAGCGCGACCGCCAGCGCGAGGCGCTCTACTACCGGGTGCGCGTGCGCGACAGCCTGCGCGGCGACGGCTTCGACCACGACATCGCCTTCGTGCGCGGCGACGAACGCGCCTGCCTGGGCCTGCGCGAGACCGTCTCGCTGCGCCTGACCTGCAGCAACCGCGAGCTGCCCGAGCGCCTCACGGTGGGCGATATCTGCGTGCCCACCGAGGACAGCCCGGCCTATGCCGGCTTTCGCAATATCACCCGGCCGACACCGGCGCTGCGCCCGACCCTCGACGGCAGCCTGCTGTGGACCCTGATCTCCAACCTGTCGCTCAACTACCTGTCGCTGCTCGAGCGCGACGCCCTGTGCTCGGTGCTGCGCGCCTACGACTTCCGGGCACTGGTCGACCGCCAGGCCGAGCGGGTCGCCCAGAAGCGCCTGGCCGGGATCGTGGCGATCGAGACGACGTCCATCGACCGCCTGGCGCGGGGCTTGCCGGTACGCGGGCTGCGCTCGGTGATGACCCTCGACCAGGAGGCGTTCGGCGACGAGGGCAGCCTGTATCTGTTCGGCAGCGTGCTGGCGCGATTCTTTTCGCTCTACGCCAGCATCAACTCGTTCCATGAGCTGCACGTCATCAATCGCCACAACCGCGAGCGCTACACATGGACCTTGCAGTCGGGACAACAGCCACTGATGTAG
- a CDS encoding type VI secretion system-associated lipoprotein, which produces MTHLTSRYAGWCCLVLVALLLSGCASTREAGSKTWQVLRDPSIPVGYPEDRPTRVDLAMIAEPDVNPNVDGEGTPLRFQILQLKDDSMLMAADLGQLRDDLEEALGTNYLTHDDFTLLPGQWKFYEPFEVDEETRYIGLIAFYANTEEAEWKKVVKVQSRGQHYHLLVHLRALEAELRKED; this is translated from the coding sequence ATGACTCATCTGACCTCCCGCTACGCCGGCTGGTGCTGCCTGGTACTGGTCGCCCTGCTGCTCAGCGGCTGCGCCTCGACCCGTGAGGCCGGCAGCAAGACCTGGCAGGTGCTGCGCGATCCGTCGATACCGGTGGGCTACCCCGAGGATCGCCCGACGCGGGTCGACCTGGCGATGATCGCCGAGCCCGACGTCAATCCCAACGTTGACGGCGAGGGCACGCCGCTGCGCTTCCAGATCCTCCAGCTCAAGGACGACTCGATGCTCATGGCCGCCGACCTCGGCCAGCTGCGCGACGACCTGGAGGAGGCGCTGGGCACCAACTACCTGACCCACGACGACTTCACCCTGCTCCCCGGGCAGTGGAAGTTCTACGAGCCGTTCGAGGTCGACGAAGAGACGCGCTATATCGGCCTCATCGCCTTCTACGCCAACACCGAAGAGGCGGAGTGGAAGAAGGTGGTCAAGGTGCAGTCGCGGGGCCAGCACTATCACCTGCTGGTGCATCTGCGCGCCCTGGAAGCCGAGCTGAGGAAGGAAGACTGA
- a CDS encoding type VI secretion system-associated protein, with the protein MASRNRVVWSEGLFIKPQHFQQQQRSLEGLVDMRLRGVSHDLYGFLTLELNAEFLSFGRVAISRASGVMPDGTAFQLPDDDIEPAPLEIDDASITNQVVYLGLPLATDAVGEVHWPDDALPARYRASTRQVRDLHSRDGDHADLEVARVAPRLLLERDDRSAYACLAVARIVERRADGSLVLDDPFLPTLLNVQAASGLQRFVGEMAGLMRERARNISQRLATPHQTGVADVSDFMLLQLLNRAQPRFQHLARLGQLHPERLYDAMLETASELVTFTDESRLPPEFPAYDHDHPERAFRPLMQSLRQSLSTVLEPRALAIQLQSRRFGLLVAPLSDPSLLDAADFILAVRADMPHERLRKLFLQQTKVASVERIRDLISLQLPGVPLTPLPVAPRELPYHAGYSYFQLDRQSQAWQMLDGASGFAFHVAGDFPGLEMQFWAIRS; encoded by the coding sequence ATGGCCAGCCGCAACCGAGTGGTCTGGAGTGAGGGGCTGTTCATCAAGCCGCAGCACTTCCAGCAGCAGCAGCGCAGCCTCGAGGGGCTGGTCGACATGCGCCTGCGAGGGGTCAGTCATGACCTCTACGGCTTTCTGACGCTGGAGCTCAACGCCGAATTTCTCAGCTTCGGGCGCGTCGCCATCAGCCGCGCCAGCGGAGTGATGCCCGACGGCACTGCCTTCCAACTGCCGGATGACGACATCGAGCCTGCGCCGCTGGAGATCGACGACGCCTCGATCACCAATCAGGTAGTCTACCTGGGCCTGCCGCTGGCCACCGATGCGGTGGGCGAAGTGCACTGGCCCGACGACGCGCTGCCGGCGCGCTACCGCGCCTCGACCCGCCAGGTGCGCGACCTGCACTCCCGCGACGGCGACCACGCCGATCTCGAAGTGGCGCGGGTGGCGCCGCGGCTGCTGCTCGAGCGCGACGACCGCAGCGCCTACGCCTGCCTGGCGGTGGCGCGCATCGTCGAGCGGCGCGCCGACGGCAGCCTGGTACTCGATGACCCGTTCCTGCCGACCCTGCTCAACGTCCAGGCCGCCAGCGGCCTGCAGCGCTTCGTCGGCGAGATGGCCGGGCTGATGCGCGAGCGCGCCCGCAATATCTCGCAGCGCCTGGCCACGCCGCACCAGACCGGCGTCGCCGACGTCTCGGATTTCATGCTGCTGCAGCTGCTCAACCGCGCCCAGCCGCGCTTCCAGCATCTGGCGCGGCTCGGCCAGCTGCACCCCGAGCGGCTCTACGACGCCATGCTCGAGACCGCCAGCGAGCTGGTCACCTTCACCGACGAATCGCGGCTGCCGCCGGAGTTTCCGGCCTACGACCACGATCACCCCGAGCGCGCCTTCCGACCGCTGATGCAGAGCCTGCGCCAGTCGCTGTCGACGGTGCTCGAGCCGCGCGCGCTGGCCATCCAGCTGCAGTCGCGGCGCTTCGGCCTGCTAGTGGCGCCGCTCTCGGACCCGAGCCTGCTCGACGCCGCCGACTTCATTCTCGCGGTGCGTGCCGACATGCCCCACGAACGGCTGCGCAAGCTGTTCCTGCAGCAGACCAAGGTTGCCAGCGTCGAGCGCATTCGCGATCTCATCAGCCTGCAGCTGCCCGGGGTGCCGCTGACGCCGCTGCCGGTGGCGCCGCGTGAGCTGCCCTATCACGCCGGCTACAGCTACTTCCAGCTCGACCGCCAGAGCCAGGCCTGGCAGATGCTCGACGGGGCCAGCGGCTTCGCCTTCCACGTGGCAGGCGACTTCCCTGGATTGGAAATGCAGTTCTGGGCGATCAGGAGCTAA
- a CDS encoding type IV secretion protein DotU: protein MHSHAEHLDADEDYWFRLRGHSLNPLVDAASSLLGMVVRVRQLDSMDDIERLYRQVVDEIAAIEVELTEQGYDRPTLLAYRYVLCSFIDEAVMGSDWGQQSAWAEHSLLTRFHNETWGGEKVFSILARLQQEPQRYRDMLAFIYLCLCLGFEGRYRVMTQGREEYEQVVRALGDQLAALGEAPDDMLTRPLDNVVRGRRRGGRGLPIWAIFALFGVAMVGVYLGLAWSLDQQAGQVSALLDQIHR, encoded by the coding sequence ATCCACAGCCACGCCGAGCATCTCGATGCCGACGAGGACTACTGGTTCCGGCTGCGCGGCCACAGCCTCAACCCGCTGGTGGATGCGGCGAGCTCGCTGCTGGGCATGGTGGTGCGGGTACGCCAGCTCGACAGCATGGATGACATCGAGCGGCTCTACCGCCAGGTGGTCGACGAGATCGCCGCGATCGAGGTCGAGCTCACCGAGCAGGGCTACGACCGTCCGACGCTGCTCGCCTACCGCTACGTGCTCTGCTCGTTCATCGACGAAGCGGTGATGGGCAGCGACTGGGGCCAGCAGAGCGCCTGGGCGGAGCACTCGCTGCTGACCCGCTTCCACAACGAGACCTGGGGCGGCGAGAAGGTCTTCTCGATCCTCGCCCGCCTGCAGCAGGAGCCGCAGCGCTACCGCGACATGCTGGCCTTCATCTACCTCTGCCTGTGCCTGGGCTTCGAAGGGCGCTACCGCGTCATGACCCAGGGTCGCGAGGAGTACGAGCAGGTGGTGCGTGCCCTGGGCGACCAGCTGGCGGCCCTCGGCGAAGCGCCGGACGACATGCTCACCCGGCCGCTCGACAACGTGGTGCGCGGTCGCCGCCGCGGCGGCCGTGGCCTGCCGATATGGGCGATCTTCGCGCTGTTTGGCGTGGCCATGGTGGGCGTCTATCTGGGGCTCGCCTGGTCCCTCGACCAGCAGGCCGGCCAGGTCAGTGCCTTGCTCGATCAGATTCATCGTTAG
- a CDS encoding ClpV1 family T6SS ATPase, with amino-acid sequence MLRVALPALIGRLNAIARQGLEQAAVLCAEQQAPEVTAGHLLQALIDQPLCDLRSLLDTLEIDAETLRARLAEETRPAQDLEVATPSFSPLLVELLQDAWLLAATEYGHQTLRSGVIFTALLHNASRYLGPRSQALLAGINRESLRANLERLSADSAEAPRDSDAAPARRSSAAGAGDSALARFATSLTEQARRGELDPVLGRDPEIDQMLDILGRRRKNNPIVIGDAGVGKSAVVEGLAARIVAGEVPTALADVELMTLDLGALQAGAAVKGEFEKRLKAVIDEVKHAAKPTLLFIDEAHTLIGAGNQEGGGDAANLLKPALARGELRTIAATTWREYKKYFEKDPALSRRFQPVALAEPSVEQALVILRGLRDVYERAHGVLIGDSGLRAAAALSARYLAGRQLPDKAIDVLDTACARLSQALETPPRRLSHLKSEHLATLRERDQLEREALLGRSPDAEQRDELAARLGRLDDELASLEAAWQQQRECVDAIVALHRQLLDGEEDKSEEQDAADPHAALAEHEARLRELQQAFALVNASVEEAQIAQVIGDWTGVPVERMTSDELTRLTELPTHLGRLVQGQEIAIERVHRHLLTARADLRRPGRPLGAFLLVGPSGVGKTETVVQIAEHLYGGRQFLTTINMSEYQEKHTVSRLIGSPPGYVGFGEGGLLTEAIRQRPYSVVLLDEVEKAHPDVLNLFYQAFDKGELADGEGRLIDCKNVVFFLTSNLGFEAIVAHGDDREALDAALYPVLADFFKPALLARMEVVPYLPLSGATLQAIVAAKLETLARRIGERHRHAEVHLDDALRDAICARATRSENGARMLESVIDGELLPPLSQALLERMARRETVTRVALGLDAESGAFTAEVA; translated from the coding sequence ATGCTCAGGGTAGCGCTTCCGGCACTCATCGGCCGACTCAATGCCATCGCCCGCCAGGGCCTGGAACAGGCCGCCGTGCTGTGCGCCGAACAGCAGGCGCCGGAGGTCACCGCCGGGCACCTGCTGCAGGCGCTGATCGACCAGCCGCTGTGCGACCTGCGCAGCCTGCTCGACACGCTGGAGATCGACGCCGAGACGCTGCGTGCGCGGCTGGCCGAGGAGACTCGCCCGGCCCAGGATCTCGAGGTCGCCACGCCAAGCTTCTCGCCGCTGCTGGTCGAGCTGCTGCAGGACGCCTGGCTGCTGGCCGCCACCGAGTACGGCCACCAGACGCTGCGCAGCGGGGTGATCTTCACCGCGCTGTTGCACAACGCCTCGCGCTACCTGGGGCCGCGCAGCCAGGCGCTGCTCGCCGGGATCAACCGCGAGAGCCTGCGCGCCAATCTCGAACGGCTCAGCGCGGATTCCGCCGAGGCCCCGCGTGACAGCGACGCAGCGCCAGCGCGGCGCAGCAGCGCCGCCGGCGCAGGCGACAGCGCCCTGGCGCGCTTCGCCACCTCGCTCACCGAGCAGGCCCGGCGCGGCGAGCTCGACCCGGTGCTGGGCCGCGATCCCGAGATCGACCAGATGCTCGATATCCTCGGTCGGCGGCGCAAGAACAACCCCATCGTGATCGGCGATGCCGGGGTCGGCAAGAGCGCCGTGGTCGAGGGGCTGGCGGCGCGCATCGTGGCCGGCGAGGTACCCACGGCGCTGGCCGATGTCGAGCTGATGACCCTCGACCTCGGCGCGCTGCAGGCCGGTGCTGCGGTCAAGGGCGAGTTCGAGAAGCGTCTCAAGGCGGTGATCGACGAGGTCAAGCATGCCGCCAAGCCGACCCTGCTGTTCATCGACGAGGCGCACACCCTGATCGGCGCCGGCAACCAGGAGGGCGGCGGCGATGCCGCCAACCTGCTCAAGCCGGCGCTGGCGCGGGGCGAGCTGCGCACCATTGCCGCCACCACCTGGCGCGAGTACAAGAAGTACTTCGAGAAGGACCCGGCGCTGTCGCGGCGCTTTCAGCCGGTGGCGCTGGCCGAGCCCAGCGTCGAGCAGGCGCTGGTGATCCTGCGCGGCCTGCGCGACGTCTACGAGCGGGCCCACGGCGTGCTGATCGGCGACAGCGGCCTGCGCGCCGCCGCGGCCCTCTCGGCGCGCTATCTGGCCGGCCGCCAGCTGCCCGACAAGGCCATCGACGTGCTGGATACCGCCTGTGCACGGCTCTCCCAGGCGCTGGAGACGCCGCCGCGGCGGCTCAGCCACCTCAAGAGCGAGCATCTGGCCACGCTGCGCGAGCGCGACCAGCTCGAGCGCGAGGCGCTGCTGGGCCGCAGCCCCGACGCCGAGCAGCGCGACGAACTGGCGGCGCGGCTGGGCCGGCTGGACGACGAGCTGGCCAGCCTGGAGGCGGCCTGGCAGCAGCAGCGCGAGTGCGTCGATGCCATCGTCGCGCTGCATCGCCAGTTGCTCGACGGCGAGGAGGACAAGAGCGAAGAGCAGGACGCGGCCGACCCCCACGCCGCCCTGGCCGAGCACGAGGCGCGCCTGCGCGAACTGCAGCAGGCGTTCGCGCTGGTCAATGCCAGCGTCGAGGAGGCGCAGATCGCCCAGGTCATCGGCGACTGGACCGGGGTGCCGGTGGAGCGCATGACCAGCGACGAGCTGACCCGTCTAACCGAGCTGCCCACCCACCTGGGGCGGCTGGTGCAGGGGCAGGAGATCGCCATCGAACGGGTTCACCGCCACCTGCTGACCGCGCGCGCCGACCTGCGCCGCCCCGGCCGGCCGCTGGGCGCCTTCCTGCTGGTTGGGCCCAGCGGCGTAGGCAAGACCGAGACCGTGGTGCAGATCGCCGAGCACCTCTACGGCGGCCGCCAGTTCCTCACCACCATCAACATGTCCGAGTACCAGGAGAAGCACACCGTATCGCGGCTGATCGGCTCGCCGCCGGGCTATGTGGGCTTCGGCGAGGGCGGCCTGCTGACCGAGGCGATCCGTCAGCGTCCCTACTCGGTGGTGCTGCTCGACGAGGTCGAGAAGGCCCACCCCGACGTGCTCAACCTGTTCTACCAGGCCTTCGACAAGGGCGAACTGGCCGACGGCGAGGGGCGCCTGATCGACTGCAAGAACGTGGTGTTCTTCCTCACCTCCAACCTCGGCTTTGAAGCCATCGTCGCCCACGGCGATGACCGCGAGGCGCTGGACGCCGCGCTCTACCCGGTGCTGGCCGACTTCTTCAAGCCGGCGCTGCTGGCACGCATGGAAGTGGTGCCCTACCTGCCGCTCTCCGGCGCGACCCTGCAGGCCATCGTCGCCGCCAAGCTCGAGACCCTGGCACGGCGCATCGGCGAGCGCCACCGGCACGCCGAGGTGCACCTCGATGACGCCCTGCGCGACGCCATCTGCGCCCGCGCCACGCGCAGCGAGAACGGCGCCCGCATGCTCGAGTCGGTGATCGACGGCGAACTGCTGCCGCCGCTCTCCCAGGCGCTGCTCGAGCGCATGGCGCGGCGCGAGACGGTGACTCGAGTGGCGCTGGGCTTGGATGCCGAGAGCGGCGCCTTTACCGCGGAGGTGGCGTAA
- a CDS encoding Fis family transcriptional regulator has protein sequence MAQGEARQAASLGLAAMPTALALVECATPAALRACSSRLLCDSLGLAWVECLFVEGSGRWLGRDDADVRLDCGDFRHPYAHAIRRGEPLDLSVAEARTRLDHPDFQAQVAALPGALRLQIRPLRALDGPREWLGALALAGEADTLAGLAADAEFAAFEALLCRLWARLARAQGERQRSAVLRDSLAKLNDGARRQSLADQLADDLLGDSAAMQRLRSQVIRAAETQLAVLLQGQTGTGKDCVARAIHRFSARAEGPFMAINCAAIPEALLESELFGHAKGAFSGADQAREGLIGQADGGTLFLDEIGDMPLALQAKLLRVLESGRYRPLGASDERCADLRLVAATHQPLRERIRDQRFRADLYYRLGQFPLSLPPLGERREDIATLAQAFVADFCVREGRDEVGITPAALRQLRERDYPGNVRELKNLIDYACAMSPPGADLEASALPGEASEPVAEAHAAAPPAASARVDDLRQALRDFEAELIRQRLRYFDGNRALAAESLGVPKRTLAHKCRLLEVDAP, from the coding sequence ATGGCGCAGGGCGAGGCGCGGCAGGCCGCGAGCCTGGGGCTCGCTGCCATGCCCACGGCGCTGGCGCTGGTCGAGTGCGCCACCCCGGCGGCCCTGCGCGCGTGCAGTAGCCGGCTGCTGTGCGACAGCCTGGGACTGGCCTGGGTCGAGTGCCTGTTCGTCGAGGGCAGCGGGCGCTGGCTGGGCCGCGATGATGCCGATGTGCGCCTCGACTGCGGCGACTTTCGCCACCCCTACGCGCATGCCATCCGCCGCGGCGAGCCGCTTGACCTGAGCGTGGCCGAGGCGCGCACGCGGCTCGATCATCCCGATTTCCAGGCCCAGGTGGCGGCGCTGCCGGGCGCCCTGCGGCTGCAGATTCGGCCGCTGCGCGCGCTGGATGGTCCCCGCGAGTGGCTGGGGGCGCTGGCGCTGGCCGGCGAGGCGGACACCCTCGCCGGGCTGGCCGCGGACGCCGAGTTTGCCGCCTTCGAGGCGCTGCTGTGCCGGCTGTGGGCGCGACTGGCGCGGGCCCAGGGCGAGCGTCAGCGTTCGGCGGTGCTGCGCGACTCGCTGGCCAAGCTCAACGATGGCGCCCGGCGCCAGAGCCTGGCCGACCAGCTGGCCGATGACCTGCTGGGGGATTCGGCGGCCATGCAGCGCCTGCGCAGCCAGGTGATTCGTGCCGCCGAAACCCAGCTGGCGGTGCTGCTGCAGGGCCAGACCGGCACCGGCAAGGACTGCGTGGCGCGCGCCATTCATCGCTTCTCGGCGCGGGCCGAGGGGCCGTTCATGGCCATCAACTGCGCGGCGATCCCCGAGGCGCTGCTCGAGTCGGAGCTGTTCGGCCACGCCAAGGGGGCCTTCTCCGGGGCCGACCAGGCCCGCGAGGGGCTGATCGGCCAGGCCGACGGCGGCACCCTGTTTCTCGACGAGATCGGCGACATGCCGCTGGCGCTGCAGGCCAAGCTGCTGCGCGTGCTGGAGAGCGGTCGCTACCGCCCGCTGGGGGCCAGCGACGAGCGCTGTGCCGACCTGCGGCTGGTGGCCGCCACTCACCAGCCGCTGCGCGAGCGAATCCGCGACCAGCGCTTCCGCGCCGACCTCTACTATCGCCTGGGCCAGTTTCCGCTCAGCCTGCCGCCGCTGGGCGAGCGGCGCGAGGACATCGCCACCCTGGCCCAGGCATTCGTCGCCGACTTCTGCGTCCGCGAGGGGCGCGACGAGGTGGGTATCACGCCGGCGGCGCTGCGCCAGCTGCGCGAGCGCGACTACCCGGGCAACGTGCGCGAGCTGAAGAACCTGATCGATTACGCCTGCGCCATGTCGCCGCCGGGGGCCGACCTCGAGGCCTCGGCGCTACCCGGCGAGGCCAGCGAGCCGGTCGCAGAGGCCCACGCTGCAGCGCCGCCGGCGGCGTCCGCGCGGGTCGATGACCTGCGCCAGGCGCTGCGCGACTTCGAGGCCGAGCTGATTCGTCAGCGCCTGCGCTATTTCGACGGCAACCGTGCCCTGGCCGCCGAGAGCCTCGGCGTGCCCAAGCGAACCCTGGCACACAAGTGCCGACTGCTGGAAGTGGATGCCCCATGA
- a CDS encoding type VI secretion system-associated protein, with protein sequence MADPLEAARECAAEPSRLERLGCYDALFKDLDEAADEVGLPPLWHAIERLEAGRDADDFSLRVDARNGDVLLSAPARGTTPPRPLLVIACEKSITRFQLHLPEALDVPRAELTLGAGGRALSQAWRVRDAGHVVSGGRGLPAIETLRQLLDADELLLASEVATLDGLRFDIGELRQRIQPLRDSCRW encoded by the coding sequence ATTGCCGATCCGCTCGAGGCGGCGCGTGAGTGTGCCGCCGAGCCCTCGCGGCTCGAGCGCCTGGGCTGCTATGACGCCCTGTTTAAGGACCTGGACGAGGCGGCGGACGAGGTCGGCCTGCCACCACTGTGGCACGCCATCGAGCGCCTGGAAGCCGGCCGCGATGCCGACGATTTTTCGCTGCGCGTCGACGCGCGTAACGGCGACGTGCTGCTCAGTGCTCCGGCCCGCGGCACCACGCCGCCGCGGCCGCTGCTGGTGATCGCCTGCGAGAAGTCGATCACCCGCTTCCAGCTGCACCTGCCCGAGGCCCTCGATGTGCCGCGGGCGGAGCTGACCCTGGGCGCCGGCGGCCGGGCGCTGAGCCAGGCGTGGCGGGTGCGTGATGCCGGCCATGTGGTCAGCGGCGGCCGCGGCCTGCCAGCGATCGAGACCCTGCGTCAACTGCTCGACGCAGACGAACTGCTATTGGCCAGCGAGGTCGCCACCCTCGACGGGCTGCGCTTCGATATCGGCGAGCTGCGTCAGCGCATCCAGCCGCTGCGCGACAGCTGTCGTTGGTGA
- a CDS encoding type VI secretion system ImpA domain-containing protein, with protein MRITSDTQLAALLAPLGESRVGADVEESADYLWLDEEMMKVGSLQHGEVDWEGAETRAVRLLGQAGKDLRVLGHLLHCLQRDGDAVRFALSLRLLAGCLEQWWDAAYPYAGPRGAKRRPRLFAQFAQRAVKLAAALDFGSAEDEYQACQQALEALREAATARQLPDDALAELARQLHALRPSREAPPPAAASNAASAANTPGASTPPANSATKLPELRLEACNERANRQVLLKLADFLNEQSPGEALGYRLRRHAIWSAIQALPASREGGRTELAPVSADRIADYREALAKGGDLALWRRIENSLAVSPYWLEGHRLSAQLAERLGHARCAAAIRDEAARFLERLPGIEALSFNDASPFVDDETLRWLHSAPGAAGEARGGGDAEPWQVALDAARECLDSEGLAPALGMLDQGLAAARSPRDSAYWRLASADLMAAAGLESLAQQHYQALHDAVAGLELEQWEPALVARLRASLKG; from the coding sequence ATGCGTATCACGTCCGACACTCAGCTTGCCGCACTGCTCGCCCCGCTGGGCGAGTCGCGGGTCGGCGCCGACGTCGAGGAGAGCGCGGACTACCTGTGGCTCGACGAGGAGATGATGAAGGTCGGCTCGCTGCAGCACGGCGAGGTCGACTGGGAGGGCGCCGAGACCCGCGCCGTGCGCCTGCTCGGCCAGGCGGGCAAGGACCTGCGGGTGCTGGGGCATCTGCTGCACTGCCTGCAGCGCGACGGCGACGCGGTGCGCTTTGCGCTGTCGCTGCGGCTGCTGGCCGGCTGCCTCGAGCAGTGGTGGGACGCCGCCTACCCCTATGCCGGGCCGCGTGGCGCCAAGCGTCGTCCGCGGCTGTTCGCGCAGTTCGCCCAGCGCGCGGTGAAGCTCGCCGCTGCGCTCGACTTCGGTAGCGCCGAGGACGAATACCAGGCCTGCCAGCAGGCCCTGGAGGCGCTGCGCGAGGCGGCCACGGCCCGCCAGCTGCCCGACGATGCCCTGGCCGAGCTGGCGCGCCAGCTGCACGCCCTGCGGCCAAGCCGTGAAGCGCCGCCCCCCGCGGCGGCGAGCAATGCCGCGTCGGCAGCCAACACCCCGGGGGCGAGCACGCCGCCGGCGAATAGCGCCACCAAGCTGCCCGAGCTACGCCTGGAGGCGTGCAATGAGCGCGCCAACCGCCAGGTGCTGCTCAAGCTGGCCGACTTCCTCAACGAGCAGTCGCCCGGCGAGGCGCTCGGCTATCGCCTGCGCCGCCACGCCATCTGGTCCGCGATCCAGGCGCTGCCGGCGTCGCGGGAGGGCGGCCGTACCGAGCTGGCGCCGGTCTCCGCCGACCGCATCGCCGACTACCGCGAGGCACTGGCCAAGGGCGGCGACCTGGCGCTGTGGCGGCGCATCGAGAACAGCCTGGCGGTCAGCCCTTACTGGCTGGAGGGCCACCGGCTCAGCGCCCAGCTGGCCGAGCGGCTCGGCCACGCTCGCTGTGCGGCGGCGATTCGCGACGAGGCGGCGCGCTTTCTCGAACGGCTGCCGGGCATCGAGGCGCTGAGCTTCAACGATGCCAGCCCGTTCGTCGACGACGAGACGCTGCGCTGGCTGCACAGCGCCCCCGGGGCCGCCGGCGAGGCGCGCGGCGGCGGCGACGCCGAGCCGTGGCAGGTGGCCCTCGACGCCGCCCGCGAGTGCCTCGACAGCGAAGGCCTGGCGCCGGCGCTGGGCATGCTCGACCAGGGCCTGGCCGCGGCGCGCTCGCCCCGCGACAGCGCCTACTGGCGGCTGGCCAGTGCCGACCTGATGGCGGCGGCGGGCCTCGAGAGCCTGGCCCAGCAGCACTACCAGGCCCTGCACGACGCAGTGGCCGGACTCGAATTGGAGCAGTGGGAGCCGGCGCTGGTCGCACGGCTTCGGGCATCGCTCAAGGGCTGA